A single region of the Kocuria flava genome encodes:
- a CDS encoding RES family NAD+ phosphorylase, producing the protein MSAGLITAHGPRGPVWRVGSRPEPLAWSGWEHATDGRFHGRWDDPEGNYRTLYLGESLLACLLEVLAFARKDAHLADALAEIAEDPEDAQNHPTAEPGTLDPRWLGPRRAASAILSGRYCQVTTARTVAALYPRFIGAALDVGYDDFDAALLKNGAARTITQAVSEYLYLHEDVDGIAFASRHGDELRLWCLFEQPHDGRISPHLLPLGETDLALDTPELVQALELLGLRWATAL; encoded by the coding sequence ATGAGCGCCGGGCTGATCACCGCCCACGGTCCCCGGGGCCCGGTGTGGAGAGTCGGCTCCCGGCCCGAGCCGCTGGCCTGGAGCGGCTGGGAGCACGCCACGGACGGGCGCTTCCACGGGCGTTGGGACGACCCCGAGGGCAACTACCGCACCTTGTACCTGGGGGAGTCCCTACTGGCCTGCCTGCTCGAGGTCCTGGCCTTCGCCCGCAAGGACGCGCACCTGGCCGATGCTCTCGCCGAGATCGCCGAGGATCCCGAAGACGCCCAGAACCATCCCACTGCCGAACCGGGCACCCTGGACCCCCGGTGGCTGGGGCCGCGCCGCGCGGCCTCAGCGATCTTGAGCGGCCGGTACTGCCAGGTGACGACCGCCCGGACCGTGGCTGCCCTCTACCCACGGTTCATCGGCGCCGCCTTGGACGTCGGCTACGACGACTTCGACGCCGCACTGCTGAAAAACGGTGCGGCCCGCACGATCACTCAAGCCGTCTCGGAGTACCTGTATCTCCACGAGGACGTCGACGGCATCGCATTCGCCTCCCGCCACGGCGACGAGCTGCGCCTGTGGTGCCTGTTCGAGCAACCCCACGACGGACGGATCAGCCCCCACTTGCTGCCTCTGGGTGAGACCGACCTCGCCCTGGACACTCCGG
- a CDS encoding type IV secretion system protein, with amino-acid sequence MAEKNNCNPIDVICKTKEGISSTLSGAAGDALDQIADGVTSAVVDTIASLGSMWTTVGSASLTSENGGAAEAPVRGAFNDQVDLLLSYASWIGLGVCVFGVLFLGIVLATNARRGDGAGLVNTATVLASGAALIGGATSLIGFLVPARATNLSGSVGFIQDQTFYLTLAVAALSVMIAGAQMAWTQRAEPARDLLKNLLTLAVVTASGVTILNVLVAGTDALAVQIIDSAIGEDFQTDVLKLLALDNATSTGAADPVWLGGNVILIIVGGVVAIIVNIIQLMLMVLRTGMLFLMAGILPLSAAFLNTETGKNFFQKVIAWTLAFAFYKPAAALIYGLAIKMSTTGVWEDSGSGLIQFAAGLMMIVASVFALPVLIGFLSPVLGSMSSSGGSSGGALGIAAMGAAIPQGASHLARSGRGFGSDSSSTPASKSGSGSAPAGPSPAAGGASGTVGASATGTAGSAGAAAAGAAAAPVAAGMAAATAVQKTGEAVSQATESSATAGTSSTGGSTGGTGAAGAASTGSTPGQDGAQKSAAGTGAQPATGPGAAGATPRPGAGPASRTGARSTPGSGAGAAPPRSGARPTGPIGAGQAAKAVQQQARAFKAQIANETGNEARPDGADRS; translated from the coding sequence ATGGCTGAGAAAAACAACTGCAACCCCATCGACGTCATCTGTAAGACCAAGGAGGGCATCAGCAGCACGCTCAGCGGGGCGGCCGGGGATGCGCTGGATCAGATCGCGGACGGTGTGACCTCGGCCGTGGTCGACACGATCGCCTCCCTGGGGTCGATGTGGACCACGGTTGGTAGCGCCAGCCTCACTAGCGAGAACGGCGGCGCTGCCGAGGCGCCGGTCCGGGGCGCGTTCAACGATCAGGTCGATCTGCTGCTGAGCTACGCGAGCTGGATCGGGCTGGGGGTGTGCGTGTTCGGGGTGCTGTTCCTGGGCATCGTGCTGGCCACCAACGCCCGCCGCGGCGACGGGGCCGGCCTGGTCAACACGGCCACCGTGCTGGCCTCCGGGGCGGCGCTGATCGGTGGGGCCACCAGCTTGATCGGTTTCCTCGTCCCTGCCCGGGCGACAAACCTGTCCGGGTCCGTGGGGTTCATCCAGGACCAGACCTTCTACCTCACCCTGGCCGTGGCCGCACTCAGCGTGATGATCGCCGGGGCTCAGATGGCCTGGACCCAGCGCGCTGAACCGGCCCGGGACCTGCTGAAGAATCTGCTCACCCTGGCCGTGGTGACGGCCTCGGGGGTGACGATCCTCAACGTCCTGGTGGCTGGCACCGACGCCCTGGCCGTGCAGATCATCGACTCCGCCATTGGGGAGGATTTCCAGACCGATGTGCTCAAGCTGTTGGCCCTGGACAACGCCACCAGTACTGGGGCGGCGGATCCGGTGTGGTTGGGCGGCAACGTCATCCTGATCATCGTCGGCGGGGTGGTGGCGATCATCGTGAACATCATCCAGTTGATGCTGATGGTGCTGCGCACCGGGATGCTGTTTTTGATGGCCGGGATCCTTCCGCTCTCGGCCGCGTTCCTGAACACCGAGACGGGGAAGAACTTCTTCCAGAAGGTCATCGCCTGGACCCTGGCCTTCGCCTTCTACAAGCCGGCCGCCGCGTTGATCTACGGGTTGGCGATCAAGATGTCCACCACCGGGGTGTGGGAGGACTCCGGCAGCGGGCTGATCCAGTTCGCCGCCGGGCTGATGATGATCGTCGCCTCCGTGTTCGCCCTGCCCGTGCTCATCGGCTTCCTCAGCCCCGTGCTGGGCTCGATGTCCTCCTCCGGAGGTAGCAGCGGCGGGGCGCTGGGGATCGCGGCGATGGGCGCGGCGATCCCGCAGGGAGCCTCCCACCTGGCTCGCTCGGGACGCGGGTTCGGCTCTGACTCCTCCTCCACACCGGCCTCGAAGAGCGGATCAGGTTCCGCGCCCGCTGGTCCGTCGCCAGCTGCAGGTGGGGCCAGCGGCACCGTTGGGGCCAGTGCCACGGGCACGGCGGGCTCCGCTGGTGCTGCGGCGGCCGGCGCTGCAGCTGCGCCCGTGGCGGCGGGTATGGCGGCCGCCACCGCCGTGCAGAAAACCGGGGAAGCCGTCTCCCAGGCCACCGAGTCCAGCGCAACGGCGGGCACCTCCAGCACCGGAGGAAGCACCGGCGGCACCGGTGCGGCAGGCGCGGCTTCGACGGGCAGTACCCCCGGCCAGGACGGTGCGCAGAAGTCCGCTGCGGGGACCGGGGCGCAACCGGCCACAGGCCCCGGGGCGGCAGGGGCAACGCCCCGTCCCGGAGCTGGGCCCGCTTCGAGGACAGGGGCTCGTTCCACGCCGGGGTCCGGTGCTGGTGCAGCACCGCCGCGCTCCGGGGCCCGCCCCACGGGACCCATCGGCGCGGGACAAGCGGCGAAGGCCGTCCAGCAACAGGCGCGTGCGTTCAAGGCGCAGATCGCCAACGAGACCGGAAACGAGGCCCGCCCTGATGGCGCAGACCGAAGCTAA
- a CDS encoding transglycosylase SLT domain-containing protein, producing MTGPSPRTLGAAALLLLSLSVGLVMAMTMLVATLAEEEDANAISASCTVTTVGHDEQDEVAGVPNGWTPLVEAAAQEAGLPTSLVAAQLAQESGWNPEVLGPVLEDGTRAQGLAQFTPGTWATYGNGGDPFDPHAAIAALGRYMAALKNQVQPIAGNDPDELVRLTLAAYNAGPGAVQQHHGVPPYPETQQYIAKILDGAQSTFSTDCEAPTGSRTWDGDLGDGQWTTPLPGGVFTSGYGGRALTGVPSWANQHVGVDIATPGAGNGNGGVVVAPTSLRITGFNATDGCVIAKENGPEPDFGFAFCHLHSWDVTKGQKLKRGDIIGIEGNRGRFGMATHLHFEIYKPDAPDLVFPYQGHNLDPEPILKEKGAWPR from the coding sequence ATGACCGGGCCCAGCCCCCGAACCCTCGGTGCGGCGGCGCTGCTCCTCCTGAGCCTGTCGGTGGGACTGGTCATGGCCATGACCATGCTCGTGGCGACCCTGGCCGAGGAAGAAGACGCCAACGCCATTTCCGCCAGCTGCACCGTCACTACCGTCGGCCACGACGAGCAGGACGAGGTGGCCGGCGTGCCCAACGGTTGGACGCCGCTCGTGGAGGCGGCCGCCCAGGAGGCCGGACTGCCCACCAGCCTGGTGGCAGCGCAACTGGCTCAGGAATCCGGGTGGAACCCTGAGGTGCTGGGCCCGGTTCTCGAGGACGGGACACGCGCCCAGGGCCTGGCCCAGTTCACCCCCGGCACCTGGGCCACCTACGGCAACGGCGGAGACCCCTTCGACCCGCATGCCGCCATCGCCGCCCTGGGCCGCTACATGGCAGCCCTGAAGAACCAAGTTCAACCCATCGCCGGGAACGATCCGGACGAGCTCGTGCGCCTGACCCTGGCCGCCTACAACGCCGGACCCGGTGCGGTACAGCAGCACCACGGCGTCCCGCCCTACCCGGAGACCCAGCAGTACATCGCGAAAATCCTCGACGGCGCCCAGTCCACCTTCTCCACCGACTGCGAAGCTCCTACCGGTTCGAGGACCTGGGACGGCGACCTCGGTGACGGGCAATGGACGACCCCCCTGCCCGGCGGAGTCTTCACCTCCGGCTACGGCGGCCGCGCCCTGACCGGTGTCCCCTCCTGGGCCAACCAGCACGTGGGCGTGGACATCGCCACCCCCGGGGCCGGCAACGGCAACGGCGGAGTCGTCGTTGCCCCCACGTCCCTGCGCATCACCGGGTTCAACGCCACCGATGGCTGCGTCATCGCCAAGGAGAACGGGCCTGAACCCGACTTCGGCTTTGCCTTCTGCCACCTGCACTCCTGGGACGTGACCAAGGGCCAGAAACTCAAACGCGGGGACATCATCGGCATCGAGGGCAACCGCGGACGCTTCGGCATGGCCACCCACCTGCACTTCGAGATCTACAAACCTGACGCCCCCGATCTCGTCTTTCCCTACCAAGGGCACAACCTCGACCCCGAGCCCATCCTCAAAGAGAAAGGAGCGTGGCCGAGATGA
- a CDS encoding helix-turn-helix domain-containing protein, whose translation MTESLDRLFNGLPERLTVAQLTEVLGLSSTTVTYRWLRDGRVPAIQLGSHWIILRDDVKEHLRAHYNVSPQPNLGVGDTD comes from the coding sequence ATGACTGAGTCGCTGGACCGACTCTTCAACGGGTTGCCCGAGCGACTCACCGTGGCCCAGCTGACCGAGGTTCTGGGGCTGTCCAGCACCACGGTGACCTACCGGTGGCTGAGGGATGGGCGGGTGCCGGCCATCCAGCTGGGCTCGCACTGGATCATCCTTCGGGACGATGTGAAGGAGCACCTGCGTGCTCACTACAACGTCTCCCCGCAGCCCAACCTCGGAGTGGGGGATACCGACTGA
- a CDS encoding MinD/ParA family ATP-binding protein, with product MAQALDRPRCTATITDDDTVQVSIDGVETSLGSMDGAIAYLAETARTLGRPVKVVAVDPSSENDLETYLVVGPDGDISTDETATRPCRTGRRGGRAVSLQELVPAALGPEPGLTEPESSPFEEVDPLPSTIVDETSENASQPRSLQATPMPSSTPAPPPSDTTVMGIDSAPSFIATESSLAEAPAIHGWRGMLNRMGLHLTPGPAEVAEREDLAAVSRHWVGSRTIAVVNQKGGANKTPTVALLAAQFARHGGAGVLAWDNNEAMGSLGWRTEGAGHDATALDLLTHADHFLTAEAKAAELAAFVHHQAQDAYDVLRSDESPSNTHEITGAEVDALHRVAEKYYRLVIMDSGNSTRGENWAHMIAHTDQIVVATTTESDKAQGGVNALKALHAGGAHAADLARNAVVVISELLPSHSTKAHAIAQEYAPFVREVAIVPFDPHLVQGRIHHRQLRPATRRAWLRAAALVSQSF from the coding sequence ATGGCCCAAGCCCTCGATCGTCCGCGATGCACCGCAACGATCACCGACGACGACACTGTCCAGGTCTCCATCGACGGCGTGGAGACCTCCTTAGGTTCCATGGACGGTGCCATTGCCTATCTGGCCGAAACCGCGCGCACCTTGGGCCGGCCCGTCAAGGTCGTGGCTGTCGACCCGTCTTCGGAGAACGATCTCGAGACCTATCTGGTCGTGGGGCCTGACGGGGATATCTCCACCGACGAGACGGCCACCCGCCCCTGTCGGACCGGGCGTCGAGGCGGGCGCGCGGTCAGCCTTCAGGAGCTTGTGCCCGCCGCCTTGGGCCCGGAACCAGGGCTGACCGAGCCCGAAAGTTCTCCCTTCGAGGAAGTCGACCCGCTGCCTTCCACCATCGTCGATGAGACTTCCGAGAACGCGTCGCAGCCCCGTTCCCTTCAGGCGACGCCGATGCCCTCCAGCACGCCTGCGCCACCACCGTCAGATACGACAGTCATGGGCATCGACTCCGCCCCCAGCTTCATCGCCACCGAAAGCTCCCTGGCCGAGGCACCCGCCATCCACGGCTGGCGGGGAATGCTCAACCGGATGGGACTGCATCTGACCCCTGGGCCGGCGGAAGTCGCCGAACGAGAAGACCTGGCCGCGGTCTCACGGCATTGGGTCGGATCCCGCACCATCGCGGTGGTCAACCAGAAGGGTGGGGCCAACAAAACCCCTACCGTAGCCCTGCTCGCCGCCCAGTTCGCCCGCCACGGCGGGGCCGGCGTGCTCGCCTGGGACAACAACGAGGCCATGGGATCCCTCGGGTGGCGCACCGAGGGCGCCGGCCACGACGCCACCGCACTAGACCTCCTCACCCACGCCGATCACTTCCTCACCGCCGAAGCCAAGGCGGCCGAGCTGGCAGCCTTCGTCCACCACCAAGCCCAGGACGCCTACGACGTCCTGCGCTCCGATGAATCACCGTCCAACACCCACGAGATCACCGGGGCCGAGGTGGACGCTCTGCACCGGGTGGCCGAGAAGTACTACCGGCTCGTCATCATGGACAGCGGCAACTCCACTCGGGGCGAGAACTGGGCACACATGATCGCCCACACTGACCAGATCGTCGTCGCCACCACCACCGAGTCCGACAAAGCCCAAGGCGGAGTGAACGCCCTCAAGGCGCTACACGCCGGAGGCGCCCATGCCGCCGACCTGGCCCGCAACGCCGTCGTGGTCATCTCCGAGCTACTGCCCTCACACAGCACCAAGGCCCACGCCATTGCTCAGGAGTACGCCCCGTTCGTGCGTGAGGTGGCCATCGTCCCCTTCGATCCACACCTGGTGCAGGGCCGTATCCACCACCGGCAACTCCGCCCGGCCACCCGCCGGGCCTGGCTTCGTGCCGCGGCTCTGGTCTCCCAGAGCTTCTGA